A window from Fragaria vesca subsp. vesca linkage group LG5, FraVesHawaii_1.0, whole genome shotgun sequence encodes these proteins:
- the LOC101314662 gene encoding uncharacterized protein LOC101314662, giving the protein MGKPAASSSSSSSSASSVQTHHDSAPASPTSTRKMSLISTNPTTMATTAKPTWLLSNLADVEERMKMVALNSNSKSTKTPEDQDTGDTFAERAEAYYKTRPQLLSLLQDLYNSYLTLSDRYIQTIAKTTSLSQSQSFHPPRRQSSQTSTIEYYDYYELQDQYETSQNDSDVESTVSYQQHLLSLLAQDDNDDNTTMASFDAIVAEIVIKNVECDILLHEVNASERQQNESSRKIELQKSLLEVLESERLILLNENSKLGYRVGALVEENKALASESMFMRRKAGELARCLLQMREDRRVSMLSRKIEDLQGQIYGLEKRNKEYYQQLVSKDHSQQGSVEEERISSINKKKTRKGIGRSSNEVDLHVCFQIGKTKRRGGTVTRGTGADKKGSSWWGKIKNMDLFLCGLNPTSAA; this is encoded by the exons ATGGGGAAACCAGCAGCATCATCATCGTCGTCGTCGTCATCTGCTTCTTCTGTTCAAACTCATCACGACTCAGCTCCGGCTAGTCCAACAAGCACAAGGAAGATGAGCTTAATAAGCACCAACCCGACCACCATGGCCACCACCGCCAAACCGACCTGGCTCCTCTCCAACCTTGCCG ATGTGGAAGAGAGGATGAAGATGGTAGCATTGAACAGTAACAGTAAAAGTACTAAGACTCCTGAAGATCAAGACACTGGGGACACCTTCGCGGAGAGAGCTGAAGCTTACTACAAAACACGCCCTCAGCTGCTCTCCCTACTTCAAGACCTGTACAATTCCTATCTCACACTATCTGACCGTTACATTCAAACAATCGCCAAAACTACTAGTCTGAGTCAGAGTCAGAGTTTCCATCCTCCTCGTCGACAATCTTCTCAGACCTCAACCATTGAATACTATGATTACTATGAACTGCAAGATCAATATGAAACTAGCCAGAATGATTCAGATGTGGAGAGTACCGTCTCTTATCAGCAACATCTCTTATCACTACTTGCTCAAGATGACAATGATGATAATACCACCATGGCATCCTTTGATGCAATTGTCGCGGAGATTGTGATAAAAAATGTGGAATGTGATATTCTACTTCATGAGGTCAATGCATCAGAGAGGCAACAAAATGAATCGTCGAGGAAGATAGAGTTGCAGAAGAGCTTGCTTGAGGTTTTGGAGTCTGAAAGGCTCATCCTACTGAATGAGAATTCTAAATTGGGTTACAGAGTGGGTGCATTGGTGGAAGAGAACAAAGCTCTTGCTTCTGAGTCTATGTTCATGAGGAGGAAGGCCGGTGAGCTAGCTAGGTGTTTGCTCCAAATGAGAGAGGATCGCAGGGTCAGCATGCTCAGCCGTAAGATAGAGGACCTCCAGGGACAGATTTATGGACTGGAGAAGCGCAACAAGGAGTACTACCAGCAACTTGTCAGTAAAGACCACTCGCAACAAGGATCAGTTGAAGAAGAGAGGATTAGTAGCATCAACAAGAAGAAGACAAGAAAGGGGATTGGTAGAAGTAGTAATGAGGTGGATTTGCACGTTTGTTTCCAAATAGGGAAGACGAAGAGGAGAGGTGGTACTGTTACGAGGGGTACTGGCGCCGACAAGAAAGGTTCTAGTTGGTGGGGAAAGATCAAGAACATGGACTTGTTTCTGTGTGGACTTAACCCAACTTCTGCTGCTTGA
- the LOC101314951 gene encoding tetratricopeptide repeat protein 1-like, with protein MEAVFPPPTTSNKSHSIFITSNPTPRRRSSFITSEIQEIRVCTNRSCRRQGSMQTLETITALAPPTVAVKSCGCLNRCGNGPNLVALPTGTLVGHCGTMSRAAEVLVALCGGAWDSAAADKSLEALALRNKAEIELSNNNLSQAELFLTQAIELRPIGGIHITFKDRSIARLALGNHSGALEDAAQALELNPLYPEAYICQGDAFLAMSQFDSAHKSYLTALHIDPSIRRSKSFKARMANLEKLTAAPT; from the exons ATGGAGGCCGTCTTTCCTCCACCTACAACTTCCAACAAGTCTCACTCCATCTTCATCACTTCCAATCCCACACCAAGACGACGCTCTAGTTTCATCACGTCGGAAATCCAGGAAATCCGGGTCTGCACCAACAGGAGCTGCCGTAGACAAGGCTCCATGCAGACCCTTGAGACCATCACGGCTCTAGCTCCCCCCACCGTCGCCGTCAAGTCCTGTGGATGTTTGAACCGCTGCGGCAACGGCCCCAACCTGGTGGCACTACCCACCGGCACTTTGGTCGGTCACTGCGGCACCATGTCTCGAGCCGCTGAGGTTCTCGTAGCACTGTGCGGAGGAGCTTGGGATTCCGCCGCTGCTGACAAGAGTTTGGAAGCGCTTGCGTTAAGGAATAAAGCTGAGATTGAGCTCAGCAACAACAATTTATCGCAGGCTGAGCTCTTCCTCACACAG GCTATAGAATTAAGACCAATTGGTGGTATTCATATAACATTCAAGGACAG GTCTATTGCAAGATTAGCATTGGGAAATCATTCTGGGGCGCTTGAAGATGCCGCACAAGCTTTGGAATTGAATCCTCTTTATCCGGAG GCTTATATTTGCCAAGGTGATGCATTCTTGGCAATGAGTCAATTTGATTCAGCTCACAAGTCATATTTGACAGCTCTACACATAGATCCTTCCATTCGACGCTCCAAGTCTTTCAAG GCTCGGATGGCAAACCTTGAGAAACTCACTGCTGCACCTACTTAA